A region from the Nodosilinea sp. FACHB-141 genome encodes:
- a CDS encoding ABC transporter ATP-binding protein: MHLEINNLSKQFDTRQGPVLALDDINMHVETGEFVCVVGASGSGKSTLLRLVAGLDMPTAGEMTVDGQVVTGPGSDRGMIFQSYTLYPWMSVQKNVEFGLKLQGVGPRERREMASYYLDVVGLTKFARSLPKQLSGGMKQRVAIARTLASRPKIMLMDEPFGALDVQTKETMQQFMLDLWNRTGVSILMITHDVDEAVFLSQRIYVLTAHPGTIQREVFVDLPSDRTYTIRRDRAFQDYREGIMDLLRGKTTPALVS, encoded by the coding sequence ATGCACTTAGAAATCAACAACCTCAGCAAACAGTTCGACACCCGCCAAGGGCCAGTGCTGGCGCTCGATGACATCAACATGCACGTGGAAACGGGCGAATTTGTCTGCGTGGTAGGGGCCTCAGGCTCCGGAAAATCTACCCTGCTGCGGCTGGTGGCAGGGCTAGATATGCCCACGGCGGGGGAAATGACGGTGGATGGTCAAGTGGTGACGGGGCCAGGATCTGATCGCGGCATGATCTTCCAGAGCTACACCCTGTACCCCTGGATGTCGGTGCAGAAAAATGTCGAATTTGGCCTCAAGCTTCAGGGCGTGGGACCACGGGAGCGGCGGGAGATGGCTTCCTACTATCTAGACGTGGTGGGGCTGACTAAGTTTGCGCGATCGCTGCCCAAGCAGCTTTCTGGCGGCATGAAGCAGCGGGTGGCGATCGCCCGCACCCTGGCCTCCCGGCCCAAAATTATGCTGATGGATGAGCCTTTTGGCGCGCTAGATGTGCAGACCAAGGAAACCATGCAGCAGTTTATGCTCGACCTGTGGAACCGCACCGGGGTGAGCATTTTGATGATTACTCACGATGTTGATGAGGCGGTGTTTCTCTCCCAGCGAATCTACGTGCTGACGGCGCACCCCGGCACCATTCAGCGGGAGGTGTTTGTGGATTTGCCCAGCGATCGCACCTACACCATTCGCCGCGATCGCGCTTTTCAAGACTACCGCGAAGGCATTATGGATCTGCTGCGGGGAAAGACGACGCCAGCCTTAGTGAGCTGA
- a CDS encoding aromatic ring-hydroxylating dioxygenase subunit alpha has product MVSSLPLQWSKTGPQGSSPVPPDVHGLPEQFLLTADHYTNPEWIPIEQRAIFRRTWLYAGDGDRLQSGMVWAKSVAGAPLLLVRDNDGELRAFYNLCPHRAAILSPQAGIHPCQKLVCPYHAWVYDLSGDLVGVPSQNQFPESFEKQNFPLRSLRLETWSGFMFVCFDDSAPPLVEFLGSIPEHLGQHRTPATQPLAAKQYTVACNWKNYHDNTLCDYHVAIAHRTTLNQVQGPIRRYQHQLEAFVNLLYTPTTADWQAENPISPALQGRSREGFFTYGIYPNLHLLGLPNGLLAWLHIEPLTVESCQVSLDLYGDPAFCPPTETLLAEFEAFMQEDMVLTESVQQGYASGAYTPGPVNGLESRIIHQQKLIWDALAAVGGTE; this is encoded by the coding sequence ATGGTTTCCAGTCTGCCGCTGCAATGGTCGAAGACCGGCCCCCAAGGGTCCTCACCGGTTCCTCCCGACGTTCACGGGCTGCCAGAACAATTTTTACTCACCGCTGACCACTACACCAATCCTGAATGGATTCCGATAGAGCAGCGGGCGATCTTTCGTCGCACTTGGCTCTACGCGGGCGATGGCGATCGCCTTCAGTCAGGCATGGTGTGGGCCAAGTCGGTGGCGGGCGCTCCCCTGCTGCTCGTTCGAGACAACGATGGCGAGCTACGGGCCTTTTACAACCTCTGTCCCCACCGGGCCGCAATTTTGTCGCCCCAAGCGGGCATTCACCCCTGTCAAAAGCTGGTCTGCCCCTACCACGCTTGGGTGTATGACCTTTCTGGAGATTTGGTGGGTGTGCCCTCCCAAAATCAGTTTCCGGAGTCGTTTGAGAAGCAGAATTTCCCCCTGCGATCGCTGCGGCTAGAGACCTGGTCGGGCTTTATGTTTGTCTGCTTCGACGACAGTGCGCCGCCGCTAGTCGAGTTTCTCGGCAGCATCCCCGAGCACCTAGGGCAGCACCGCACCCCCGCCACCCAACCCCTGGCGGCCAAGCAATACACCGTCGCCTGCAACTGGAAGAACTACCACGACAACACCCTGTGCGACTACCACGTGGCGATCGCCCACCGCACCACCCTAAACCAAGTGCAAGGCCCCATTCGCCGCTACCAGCACCAGCTCGAAGCCTTCGTTAACCTGCTCTACACACCCACTACTGCCGACTGGCAGGCCGAAAACCCTATTTCACCGGCCCTCCAGGGCCGCAGCCGCGAGGGATTTTTTACCTACGGCATTTACCCTAACCTGCACCTGCTAGGGCTACCCAACGGTCTGTTAGCCTGGCTGCACATTGAGCCGCTCACCGTCGAGTCTTGCCAAGTTTCCCTAGACCTCTACGGCGACCCCGCATTTTGTCCACCCACCGAAACCCTGCTAGCCGAATTTGAAGCCTTCATGCAGGAAGACATGGTGCTCACCGAAAGTGTCCAGCAGGGCTACGCCAGCGGTGCCTACACCCCCGGCCCGGTGAACGGTTTAGAATCACGAATTATCCACCAGCAAAAACTGATTTGGGACGCCCTTGCCGCCGTTGGTGGTACCGAATAA